The Candidatus Nitrosocosmicus franklandus genome contains a region encoding:
- a CDS encoding LLM class flavin-dependent oxidoreductase has protein sequence MKIKFGLTFGLNVARLGLDETQVITAAQIADRTNFDSVWAMDHTNVPQWKNAVVNDAWLILTAIGAVTNKVELGTCVTDAIRRHPSTIALSTVTLDRITKGRGILGIGAGEAQNVVDFGIEFSKPVTKFKEQLEVIEKLFDSSPDNRVNYEGKYYRLIEACLQAKPVRKPRPPVYIAAGAPKTLELCATYGDGWIPIGYTPALFENHANIIKDHAKRLGRDISNFEFANDVDVYFTEDGEAAWEKMKNAVKVSLYKPELLKVHNIQQDSEFDFRRYFTEYAMNKPELMEQMKKASLQIPDDVARTAIGVGSPDDVIEMLERFIKAGTNHFIIRFWGDGLYKNIETFGNKVIPYFDSLQK, from the coding sequence ATGAAAATTAAATTTGGACTTACTTTTGGACTAAATGTTGCAAGGTTGGGCTTGGATGAGACACAAGTAATTACAGCTGCGCAAATTGCAGATCGAACAAACTTTGACTCTGTATGGGCAATGGATCATACCAATGTACCGCAGTGGAAAAACGCCGTAGTAAATGACGCTTGGTTAATATTAACTGCAATCGGTGCGGTAACAAACAAGGTAGAATTAGGCACTTGCGTAACAGATGCAATAAGGAGGCATCCTTCTACTATTGCATTGTCTACTGTAACACTGGACCGTATAACAAAAGGTAGAGGAATTTTGGGGATTGGAGCAGGCGAAGCTCAGAACGTTGTTGACTTTGGTATTGAATTCAGTAAGCCTGTTACCAAATTTAAGGAGCAACTTGAAGTAATTGAAAAGTTGTTTGATTCTAGTCCTGATAATCGAGTTAATTATGAGGGAAAATACTATCGACTCATTGAAGCTTGTTTGCAGGCAAAACCTGTAAGAAAGCCTAGACCGCCTGTTTATATAGCAGCGGGTGCTCCAAAGACATTGGAATTGTGTGCTACATATGGCGATGGATGGATCCCGATAGGTTACACACCTGCACTCTTCGAAAATCATGCAAACATCATTAAAGATCATGCAAAGAGACTCGGTCGTGATATATCAAATTTCGAGTTTGCCAATGATGTAGATGTTTATTTTACCGAAGATGGTGAAGCAGCTTGGGAAAAGATGAAAAATGCCGTCAAAGTAAGTCTATATAAACCGGAACTTTTGAAAGTACACAATATACAACAAGACTCCGAGTTTGATTTTAGGAGGTATTTTACAGAATATGCCATGAACAAGCCTGAACTTATGGAACAGATGAAAAAAGCATCATTGCAAATACCAGACGATGTTGCACGCACTGCGATCGGAGTAGGAAGCCCTGACGATGTAATTGAAATGCTGGAGCGATTCATAAAAGCAGGAACTAATCATTTCATAATTAGATTCTGGGGTGATGGATTATACAAGAATATAGAGACATTCGGTAATAAAGTTATACCATACTTTGATAGTTTACAAAAATAA
- a CDS encoding SDR family NAD(P)-dependent oxidoreductase, whose translation MNEISKTVLVTGSGTGIGLAVAKKFAKAGYNIIILGRRKEPLIEAAAILNRIISDNRLNSRVTYFPGVDVSDLDGLVTMYNEIKREFGHIDVIVNNAGVSGPVKVFTNSSYKEFKDCVSIHLSGTFWTSIKGLDVLSKSGKIITISTFFTEENKFDQRPYRFRTPYTAAQGAKNRLSECFAWELVQQEIHAIATNPGPVHSDRIYKTVYPKAAAEFLRIGGFAGLTNKQVEEVTSSLLPYLGEDAETIQSQTKEVAKGLVEQDPNLNVDEAQKLLKELLQKIQEIAEKVQSNTKKMIVDNEFLSQDDVAHMVFTLSDERNGKLLNGKVIPNDRVFYPVKPIIERKLSYDPTKTLENKVILITTTATADEQLRDIKELATAIGKLNTKQLIILTDKNEHAELSEKLFEDFHHHNLDLSNEDTVLKVFNTINSRYGRVDTTFHFTGSYDYESDFVSLSADKWNRLVEQFIYIPHLITRESVLSMTSHEALDNPKLFKNSKGNVIIIGPSAPIGKKISGSVRARSEVFRGALRPYVTTVNQELHDVLDSEINMTLILQGNVSGEAPNPDRLRETLIKLGSQEEFRDNLIYYMDE comes from the coding sequence ATGAATGAAATTAGTAAAACTGTACTGGTTACGGGAAGCGGAACCGGAATCGGACTAGCTGTAGCAAAAAAATTTGCAAAAGCAGGATATAATATCATAATTTTGGGAAGAAGGAAAGAACCCTTGATTGAGGCAGCTGCAATACTTAATAGAATTATAAGTGATAATAGATTGAACTCCAGAGTAACTTACTTTCCAGGGGTCGATGTCTCAGACTTGGATGGACTTGTCACCATGTATAACGAAATCAAAAGGGAATTTGGACATATTGATGTTATAGTCAACAACGCTGGAGTATCTGGTCCAGTAAAGGTTTTTACTAATTCAAGTTACAAAGAATTTAAAGATTGCGTCTCTATCCATCTAAGTGGTACGTTTTGGACGAGTATTAAAGGGTTAGATGTTCTGTCAAAGTCTGGCAAAATTATTACAATATCTACTTTTTTTACGGAAGAGAACAAATTCGATCAGAGACCATATAGATTCAGGACCCCTTATACTGCGGCTCAGGGTGCTAAAAATAGACTCTCTGAGTGCTTTGCATGGGAGCTAGTGCAGCAGGAAATACATGCAATAGCAACAAACCCAGGTCCGGTTCATTCGGATCGAATTTACAAGACGGTCTACCCAAAGGCTGCGGCTGAATTCCTGAGAATAGGGGGCTTTGCTGGGCTGACAAATAAACAGGTTGAAGAAGTCACATCATCACTACTCCCATATCTTGGTGAAGATGCTGAAACAATACAATCCCAAACAAAGGAAGTGGCAAAGGGACTAGTAGAACAAGACCCGAACTTGAATGTAGACGAAGCTCAAAAATTGTTAAAGGAACTATTGCAAAAAATTCAAGAAATAGCAGAAAAGGTCCAAAGTAACACTAAGAAGATGATTGTTGACAACGAGTTCTTATCACAAGATGATGTTGCACATATGGTATTTACTCTCTCGGACGAAAGAAATGGAAAACTTCTAAATGGAAAAGTGATTCCAAATGATAGAGTTTTTTATCCTGTAAAACCGATTATCGAGAGAAAGCTAAGCTATGATCCCACCAAGACGTTGGAAAATAAGGTAATTCTAATTACAACAACAGCCACAGCCGATGAACAACTAAGAGATATTAAAGAACTTGCTACGGCGATAGGAAAATTAAACACCAAACAGTTGATAATTTTAACTGATAAAAACGAACATGCAGAACTTTCGGAAAAGTTATTTGAAGATTTTCATCATCACAACCTAGATCTTTCTAATGAGGACACTGTGCTGAAGGTATTTAATACAATCAATTCGCGATATGGAAGGGTGGATACAACTTTTCATTTTACCGGATCTTATGATTATGAAAGCGATTTTGTATCCCTTAGTGCAGATAAATGGAACCGACTGGTAGAACAGTTTATTTACATCCCTCATTTGATTACTAGAGAATCAGTGTTATCGATGACTTCCCATGAAGCCCTTGACAACCCTAAGCTTTTCAAAAACTCTAAAGGTAACGTTATTATCATCGGACCGAGTGCTCCAATTGGAAAAAAAATATCTGGAAGTGTAAGAGCCAGATCAGAAGTTTTCAGAGGAGCTTTAAGACCCTATGTAACTACAGTAAACCAAGAGTTACATGACGTATTGGATTCTGAGATCAATATGACACTAATCTTGCAGGGAAATGTAAGCGGAGAAGCACCAAATCCCGATAGACTAAGAGAAACGCTGATAAAATTAGGTTCGCAGGAAGAATTTAGAGATAATTTGATCTATTACATGGATGAATAA
- a CDS encoding diphthine--ammonia ligase has protein sequence MNFAALFSGGKDSTFAISELVRQGHNLTCLIVMQPANDESMLFHYPCTKILRKITKVFDVPVVQLQCSSPDKDSEYEQLQRAIAIASSSYPITAISNGCISSKFQYDIIHKICREINLTVLSPIWQIESDFYFNQLLDQGFEIIITRVAASGLDKSWLGKTIDRSNYLKLKKLSEKFGFNLTFEGGEAETLVLNSPIYKKKVVVKQSTVEWDGLRGIFEIAEVDLIEK, from the coding sequence ATGAATTTTGCAGCACTATTTTCTGGAGGAAAAGATAGCACATTTGCTATAAGCGAATTGGTACGACAGGGGCATAATTTGACCTGTTTGATAGTAATGCAACCAGCTAATGATGAAAGTATGCTTTTTCATTATCCCTGTACAAAAATACTAAGAAAAATTACAAAGGTTTTCGACGTTCCCGTAGTCCAATTGCAGTGCAGTTCTCCTGATAAAGATTCTGAATATGAACAATTACAAAGAGCTATAGCAATAGCCAGTTCCTCCTATCCCATCACCGCCATCAGCAATGGTTGTATTAGTAGCAAATTTCAATACGACATAATTCACAAAATCTGCAGAGAGATTAATTTGACTGTATTATCCCCAATTTGGCAGATTGAGAGTGATTTTTATTTCAATCAATTACTTGATCAGGGATTCGAGATTATTATTACCAGGGTAGCTGCATCAGGATTAGATAAGAGTTGGTTAGGAAAAACAATCGATCGTTCGAACTATCTTAAATTGAAAAAATTAAGTGAAAAGTTTGGATTCAATCTAACTTTTGAGGGTGGAGAGGCTGAAACGCTAGTTTTGAATAGTCCAATATACAAGAAGAAAGTCGTTGTAAAACAAAGTACTGTCGAATGGGACGGGTTGAGGGGAATATTTGAAATAGCAGAAGTTGATCTAATAGAAAAGTAG
- a CDS encoding signal recognition particle receptor subunit alpha gives MLDSLKDNLRSALKKIVGASDVNEELIDELCKDLQRALLAADVNVRLVLQITKNLKERALVETPPKGLSRKDHIITILYGELSSLLGYSGEVIRTIDKKKIEENLIAFHPDKKNTILMLGIQGSGKTTVVAKLARWLSKHGYRVGVIGADTWRPGALTQLKMNCSKINTQVYGEENNSNALEIVKNGLKYFESEPVDIVIIDTAGRHKEEQGLLDEMKSMYSIVTPDQVFLVIDGTIGQQAYNQARIFHENAKISGIIITKLDGTAKGGGALAASAATGAKVLFIGTGERIDDLEQFSPTSFVGRLLGMGDIKALLEMARSLEIQSDENQAKRLMSGKMTIEDFYSQMENMGKMGFRNVIENLPGLSNFVKDDHLDVLQQKMEKWRYIIQSFTTEEKKNPDIIHESRRKRIARGAGVMEHDVKELIKQYNNSKTMMKQAKGRQMQGLMRRFGLG, from the coding sequence ATGCTTGATAGCCTAAAGGACAATTTACGCTCAGCCCTGAAAAAAATAGTTGGAGCTTCAGACGTAAATGAAGAATTAATCGATGAATTATGTAAGGATTTGCAACGTGCTCTACTTGCAGCTGATGTAAATGTAAGATTGGTTCTACAGATAACAAAGAATTTGAAAGAGAGGGCACTTGTTGAAACACCCCCTAAAGGATTGTCAAGAAAAGATCATATTATTACAATTCTGTATGGAGAACTCTCAAGCCTGCTGGGCTATAGTGGAGAAGTAATCCGCACTATTGATAAGAAAAAAATAGAAGAGAATTTAATTGCATTTCACCCAGATAAAAAAAATACCATACTGATGCTTGGAATTCAAGGGAGTGGAAAAACCACTGTTGTTGCAAAGCTAGCAAGATGGCTTTCGAAACATGGATATAGGGTGGGAGTTATTGGAGCAGATACTTGGCGACCGGGAGCATTGACTCAACTCAAGATGAATTGCAGTAAAATAAATACCCAGGTTTATGGGGAAGAGAATAATAGCAATGCATTAGAAATTGTTAAGAATGGATTAAAGTACTTTGAATCTGAGCCTGTAGACATAGTAATTATCGATACAGCAGGCAGACATAAAGAAGAGCAAGGTTTGTTAGATGAAATGAAATCAATGTATTCCATAGTTACTCCAGATCAGGTTTTCCTAGTCATTGATGGAACTATCGGACAACAAGCCTATAATCAGGCAAGAATCTTCCACGAGAATGCAAAAATTAGTGGCATAATTATAACGAAACTAGACGGAACAGCAAAAGGTGGAGGAGCACTAGCAGCATCAGCTGCTACTGGCGCCAAAGTTTTGTTTATAGGAACAGGTGAAAGAATCGATGATCTAGAACAATTTTCTCCTACAAGTTTTGTTGGGAGATTACTTGGCATGGGAGACATTAAGGCGCTGCTAGAAATGGCAAGGAGCCTCGAAATTCAGTCAGACGAGAATCAAGCTAAAAGGCTTATGAGTGGAAAGATGACAATTGAGGATTTTTATTCACAAATGGAAAACATGGGAAAGATGGGATTTCGAAACGTAATAGAGAATTTGCCGGGACTATCAAACTTTGTCAAGGACGATCATCTTGATGTTTTGCAGCAAAAAATGGAAAAATGGCGTTACATTATTCAATCCTTCACAACTGAGGAAAAAAAAAATCCAGATATTATTCATGAGTCTAGAAGAAAAAGAATAGCTAGAGGAGCTGGCGTGATGGAACACGACGTCAAAGAATTGATTAAGCAATACAATAACTCTAAGACAATGATGAAACAAGCAAAGGGTCGGCAAATGCAAGGACTTATGAGAAGATTTGGTCTCGGATAG
- a CDS encoding 30S ribosomal protein S27ae, translated as MGKESNTKNSISKFYKISGDKVERIRRECPRCGKGVFMAVHKDRLTCGKCSYTEFQKDQTKKSK; from the coding sequence ATGGGTAAAGAATCTAATACAAAAAATAGCATTTCGAAATTCTACAAGATCAGTGGTGATAAGGTTGAAAGAATTAGGAGAGAATGCCCACGATGTGGCAAGGGTGTATTTATGGCAGTGCATAAGGATAGATTAACTTGTGGGAAGTGTAGTTATACGGAATTTCAGAAGGATCAAACCAAGAAATCCAAATAA
- a CDS encoding phosphoglycolate phosphatase produces the protein MKNVKWFAVDIDGTITLNGNGMVNLNALSKLRYLARLGYQVVFVTGRSSIEALALAIFGGTTQITIGENGGVISTAPNSHKILADIDKCRKGYEILRCELTHVNEKSVFPRMSEVVVDRTFNLDEGNRVFKEKGQDLILVDSNYAYHINETKINKGFGLDSLMKALDIGYDEIVSIGDSTTDIPMFNRTKYSITFESSTKEVRNTATRVVKGENGDGLINAIDWIMEQKSYCEII, from the coding sequence TTGAAAAATGTTAAATGGTTTGCAGTGGATATTGATGGAACTATAACTTTGAATGGCAATGGAATGGTAAACCTAAATGCCTTATCAAAGTTAAGATATTTAGCAAGATTAGGTTATCAAGTTGTGTTTGTCACGGGTCGCTCTTCAATCGAGGCATTGGCTTTAGCGATATTTGGCGGAACGACACAAATAACCATTGGAGAAAACGGTGGAGTAATTAGTACTGCACCAAATTCTCACAAGATTCTTGCCGATATAGATAAGTGTAGAAAAGGCTACGAGATATTAAGATGTGAATTAACCCATGTTAATGAAAAATCGGTCTTCCCAAGAATGAGCGAAGTAGTAGTAGACAGAACATTTAACTTGGATGAAGGGAATCGAGTATTCAAAGAAAAGGGACAAGATTTGATACTAGTAGATAGTAATTATGCATACCATATTAATGAAACTAAAATTAACAAAGGATTTGGATTAGATTCCTTAATGAAAGCCCTTGATATAGGTTATGACGAAATAGTCAGTATCGGAGACAGCACAACAGATATTCCAATGTTCAATAGAACCAAATATAGTATAACCTTTGAAAGCTCAACCAAAGAAGTACGTAATACAGCAACTAGAGTAGTAAAAGGTGAGAACGGTGATGGATTGATAAACGCTATAGACTGGATAATGGAACAAAAATCTTATTGTGAAATCATATGA
- the argS gene encoding arginine--tRNA ligase: MILEEIIEEIGAVINEVLTFFELGSIKIDYDINEPPIPEFGDFSTNICFQLAKIVRKPPLSIAEEIVKNKLKLSSKWKSRRYIEIASFEKPGFINFTLNKDIFLLEFLQNTNQKTMIVTPKTRDLNNNDTIIIEHTSVNPNKSLHVGHLRNAIIGDCLYRIFKKVRKEVKVLNYVDDSGLQVADIIVGFKYAGMSLEEWKSGSANYSKFDQYCGNEVYVKINELYKQRPELIAYRAQVMRELENPLSEISSFTNQIVSKVLIDQLKTTWNFRIHYDLLNFESQIIQSNLWHLLFKTLKDKKIVRYETEGKNKGCWIYSSPKEGDKVIIRSDSTLTYFAKDIPYAVWKLGFLKNPFGCKIFAKQWDNTYLYSTTLQDQNIDDNGKPKLKINNEFPINFNNISRVITVIDSRQERLQTLMIEILAKIGTSSSKYEYLGYEPVILSGNTMAMLGIETIDNKAVQMSGRKGIFVEADLALAILEERARSETEKRNPGMPQEELSRISREIAISAIRYYFIKFDFGKIINFDINDSLSLEGDTAPYIQYAYARGKKIEDKLNTKQKSIEFFETITNLSAIEFSKVEIDLIKHLCKYTIKLSESSEKANPKIMAKYLYQLATLFNNFYESSPIISESNANLAKARLKIMQCSMIVFEHCMEIIGISTLSRM, from the coding sequence ATGATTTTGGAAGAAATAATTGAAGAAATTGGTGCAGTTATAAATGAAGTTTTGACATTTTTCGAGCTTGGGAGTATTAAGATCGATTACGACATCAATGAACCGCCAATACCCGAATTTGGGGACTTTTCCACGAATATTTGCTTTCAGTTAGCAAAAATTGTTCGAAAACCCCCCCTATCAATCGCCGAGGAGATTGTGAAAAACAAACTAAAGTTAAGCAGTAAATGGAAAAGCAGGAGATACATCGAAATTGCAAGTTTTGAAAAACCAGGCTTCATCAATTTTACCCTAAATAAGGACATATTCTTATTGGAATTCTTACAAAACACCAATCAGAAAACAATGATTGTTACTCCCAAGACTCGTGATTTAAATAATAATGATACCATAATTATTGAACACACAAGCGTAAACCCAAATAAGTCCTTACATGTAGGCCACCTGAGGAACGCTATAATTGGAGATTGTTTATACAGGATATTTAAAAAAGTCAGAAAAGAAGTGAAAGTTCTAAATTATGTGGACGATTCAGGACTCCAAGTAGCTGACATTATAGTTGGTTTTAAATATGCTGGGATGTCCCTGGAAGAATGGAAATCAGGATCTGCAAATTACTCAAAGTTTGATCAATATTGTGGGAATGAAGTTTATGTCAAGATTAACGAGCTTTACAAACAAAGACCTGAGCTTATTGCATATAGAGCACAAGTGATGCGAGAACTCGAAAACCCCTTATCAGAAATATCGAGTTTCACAAATCAGATAGTAAGTAAGGTTCTTATTGATCAACTAAAGACAACATGGAATTTTAGAATCCATTATGATTTACTTAATTTTGAATCTCAGATCATACAATCCAACCTTTGGCATCTATTGTTTAAAACCTTGAAAGACAAAAAAATAGTGAGGTATGAAACAGAGGGGAAGAATAAAGGGTGTTGGATATACAGCTCGCCTAAAGAAGGCGATAAGGTTATAATTAGGAGTGACTCAACTCTTACTTATTTTGCAAAAGATATTCCGTATGCAGTGTGGAAACTTGGTTTTTTGAAAAATCCATTTGGATGTAAGATCTTTGCAAAGCAATGGGATAACACATATTTATATTCAACCACATTGCAAGACCAGAACATTGATGATAATGGAAAACCAAAGCTGAAAATTAACAATGAATTTCCAATAAATTTTAACAATATTAGCAGAGTTATTACAGTTATCGATTCAAGACAAGAAAGATTACAGACTTTGATGATTGAGATATTAGCTAAGATTGGGACATCTTCATCAAAGTATGAATACCTTGGATACGAGCCTGTAATTTTAAGTGGGAACACCATGGCTATGCTAGGCATTGAAACTATTGATAACAAGGCGGTACAAATGTCAGGAAGAAAAGGAATATTTGTTGAAGCAGACCTTGCATTAGCAATTTTAGAGGAAAGGGCAAGAAGTGAAACGGAAAAAAGAAATCCTGGTATGCCTCAAGAGGAATTGTCTCGTATTTCACGGGAAATAGCCATATCAGCAATTCGATATTATTTTATTAAATTCGACTTTGGAAAAATCATTAACTTTGATATAAATGATTCATTAAGTCTTGAAGGAGATACTGCGCCATATATACAATATGCTTATGCAAGAGGCAAAAAAATTGAAGATAAATTAAATACTAAACAAAAGTCAATAGAATTTTTTGAGACGATTACCAACCTATCAGCTATTGAATTTTCAAAAGTGGAAATTGATCTTATCAAACATTTATGCAAATATACTATTAAACTGTCTGAATCGTCTGAGAAGGCGAATCCCAAAATTATGGCAAAATACCTCTATCAACTTGCCACTTTGTTTAACAATTTTTATGAAAGCTCGCCAATCATTAGCGAATCCAACGCAAATTTGGCTAAGGCAAGATTAAAAATTATGCAATGTAGTATGATTGTTTTTGAACATTGTATGGAAATAATTGGCATCTCAACCCTTAGCAGAATGTAG
- a CDS encoding EMC3/TMCO1 family protein, with translation MIDLYSLSERVILQFPGFTPHYTQNPIFPDMFTSAVVAAIIAIGLNLGMALLRRKTTNIEKMKSVMKETGEWRKKYTEAIKKRDKQQIDELKKKQSQMQKMSMEMQQQQMRPMMLYMVPSFMLWIFVFPAIFGQTVALSPIAIPYLTCSDENVKIDTPVQTTNSTSTELKQGPCKVPGQVFLWGWFLIVNFAFTGIVAKITNTSIPTF, from the coding sequence TTGATAGATCTGTATAGCCTGTCTGAGCGGGTAATTCTACAATTTCCCGGCTTTACTCCACATTACACTCAAAATCCCATATTTCCAGACATGTTTACTTCCGCAGTCGTAGCAGCTATTATTGCAATTGGTTTAAACTTAGGTATGGCTCTTTTAAGGAGAAAAACAACAAACATAGAAAAAATGAAATCTGTCATGAAAGAAACCGGTGAATGGAGAAAAAAATATACAGAAGCAATCAAGAAAAGGGACAAACAGCAAATAGACGAACTAAAGAAAAAACAATCCCAAATGCAAAAGATGAGTATGGAAATGCAGCAACAGCAAATGAGACCTATGATGTTGTACATGGTCCCGTCCTTTATGTTATGGATATTTGTATTCCCAGCCATTTTTGGTCAAACAGTTGCGCTGTCCCCAATTGCAATTCCATATCTAACATGCTCAGATGAAAACGTCAAGATTGATACTCCGGTTCAAACAACAAACAGCACAAGTACAGAACTTAAGCAAGGACCATGCAAGGTTCCAGGTCAGGTATTTTTATGGGGATGGTTTCTGATAGTTAATTTTGCGTTTACAGGAATCGTAGCTAAGATAACCAATACCAGCATACCTACCTTTTAG
- a CDS encoding tetratricopeptide repeat protein, with translation MSDRNNSKSSLSPSGYRITEDDIKKVNLYNKGVNKMSEEKFEDAIRCFDLSLRIDPYFVDSLIKKGYSHFHLNQYNQAISLFDQVLEIDVNNAGVWNLKGLVYYKLKEYEKAIECCQKALDINPNDAMVWYNYACYLTLNKQISEGMDALKKSIELDISNAKKAVKDRDFLSARMEEDYKRIIEVVILESIRQGNDHLGKILWITGLDRIEIQDATTRLANKGLLIKHTKKTFTGKDEQYELTQELISKIGVEKRKTGSSPSKHFEGKKEVFISSQQLKDISKILYEASEASDRGDIKKLMQNIDQLLNPILHGTLILDNFFEEHRELRLYGSRLREKGQEYLNSNKEEISRFLLEMDKKIRG, from the coding sequence TTGTCGGATAGAAACAATTCAAAATCTTCCCTTTCTCCCAGCGGGTACAGAATTACTGAAGATGATATTAAGAAAGTTAATTTGTATAACAAGGGTGTCAACAAGATGTCAGAGGAAAAATTTGAAGACGCTATCAGATGCTTTGATCTCTCCCTAAGAATAGATCCATATTTTGTAGATTCCTTGATTAAAAAAGGATATTCCCATTTTCATTTAAATCAATATAATCAGGCAATTTCATTATTTGATCAGGTTCTAGAAATTGATGTAAACAATGCCGGAGTGTGGAACTTAAAGGGACTAGTGTACTATAAATTAAAAGAATACGAAAAGGCAATAGAATGCTGTCAGAAAGCATTAGATATTAATCCTAATGATGCAATGGTGTGGTATAATTATGCCTGTTATTTAACTTTAAACAAGCAGATATCTGAGGGTATGGATGCATTAAAGAAATCCATTGAGTTAGACATATCAAATGCAAAGAAGGCCGTTAAAGATAGGGATTTCCTGAGTGCACGAATGGAAGAAGATTATAAAAGGATTATAGAAGTGGTAATTTTAGAATCGATAAGACAAGGTAATGACCATTTGGGAAAGATATTATGGATAACTGGTCTAGATAGGATTGAAATTCAAGATGCTACAACACGACTAGCAAATAAGGGCCTGCTAATCAAACATACTAAAAAGACTTTTACTGGAAAAGATGAACAGTACGAACTTACACAAGAGTTAATTTCTAAAATCGGAGTAGAAAAAAGAAAGACTGGATCATCACCTTCAAAACACTTTGAAGGAAAGAAAGAAGTATTCATCTCTTCTCAGCAGTTAAAAGACATTAGTAAAATTCTCTACGAAGCCTCCGAAGCATCCGATAGAGGCGACATCAAGAAGTTAATGCAAAACATAGACCAACTTTTAAACCCCATATTACACGGTACACTAATTCTGGATAATTTCTTTGAAGAACACAGAGAATTAAGATTATATGGCAGCAGGCTGCGGGAAAAAGGACAAGAGTATCTCAACTCAAATAAGGAAGAAATTTCTAGATTTTTACTGGAGATGGATAAGAAAATAAGAGGCTAA
- the purN gene encoding phosphoribosylglycinamide formyltransferase, with protein sequence MINLAILISGRGSNMKSLLQAIRSGEVKGVKSVLVVSNNPDAIGLEIAKKEFGVKTSVVEPDIREGSFEKRLISELEKNDVYAHNGVICLAGFMRILGPDFVNRYRNKILNIHPSLLPAFKGLNAQKQALLAGVKVTGCTVHMVDNGVDSGPIILQKCVPVYDEDTEESLSERILIEEHQIYVKALSLFISNKLLLKDNRIVQIRE encoded by the coding sequence GTGATAAACCTAGCAATACTAATTTCTGGAAGAGGAAGCAATATGAAATCATTACTTCAAGCGATCAGAAGTGGTGAGGTCAAGGGAGTCAAGAGTGTATTGGTAGTTTCAAATAACCCAGATGCAATTGGATTGGAAATTGCGAAAAAGGAATTTGGTGTTAAGACATCTGTAGTTGAACCTGATATTCGCGAAGGTTCGTTTGAAAAACGGCTAATATCAGAACTAGAGAAAAATGATGTTTATGCGCATAATGGTGTTATTTGTCTAGCTGGGTTTATGCGGATCTTAGGTCCGGATTTTGTGAATCGTTACAGGAATAAGATATTGAATATTCATCCATCTTTGCTCCCGGCTTTTAAGGGATTAAATGCACAAAAACAAGCTCTCCTGGCCGGGGTTAAAGTAACTGGGTGCACAGTGCACATGGTCGATAACGGCGTGGATTCTGGTCCCATAATTTTGCAAAAATGTGTTCCAGTATACGATGAGGACACCGAAGAGTCTTTATCTGAAAGAATATTGATTGAGGAACATCAGATATATGTAAAAGCTTTAAGCCTTTTCATTTCTAATAAGCTCTTATTAAAAGATAATAGAATAGTTCAGATTAGAGAGTAA